TGGCAAGAGCTCCAAGAGGGTTAGAAGGAAGGAGGCCTCCGATAAGCGTTGAAGGCAGGGTCAGGGCAGAAGGGTCGAATCCCGGGCCAGTAGATATTGTCTGAGTCTGGCTCCCTAAAGCGCTCTCAACTAGATCTCCACTTATAAACTTCCCGGGGCGGATATAGAAAGCCATTCCTATCCCAATAGCGGTTGAGATTGCTGTTGTTATTACAAAATAAGTAGCTGTTAAAAGCCCTGTCTTTTTAAGGGCGCTCATGCTCTGGCTCGAAGCCACCCCCAGAATTATTGAGGCAAAGACAAGCGGGACCACGATCATCTTCAGAAGACCCAGGAAAATATAACCCGGAAGGGCGATCCATTCCCCTATAATTTCCGCATAAACCGGGTCAACGTATCCTCCGAATGGCCCGAGGAAAAGCCCCATCAGAACACCAAGCCCCATAGCTATGAGAATCTTCAGCCAGAGCTTCTTTTCAAGCAAATCGCGGAGCTGATTACTCAGGTTTTTCAAAGAGTTATTTCGCCTGAAATCCAGAGGGTAATAAATACGCGTAATCCCTTCAGTAATTTCCTGGCGAAGAAGCTTTGTTTCCTCTGCGATTTCCTGAGCGAACCCCCTCGGGTTCGGGATATAACGGTTTTCCTTCTCTTTCATGGGGATCACAATAAAATCGTTAGGGGTTCAGCGTTTACTTCTTCCTTTTAAGTCTCAATTTAATTTTCCGGCTATAATTGTACGTTTTTCGGGCTAAATTGCACATTTAATTCATAAATTCAATATCTACATTTGTATAATACATTCTCATTAAATTATATAAAAGCTTAGAAAAATACATAATAACTTATCTAGTTTATCCAATTCTCCAGTATGAGTTTCTTTATAAATTCCTTTGAAGGAGATAATAAACTGGTCAGGGGATAAAGCGACAAAACTGAAATAAATGACTGTTTTTAAGAATATGTGTCGATCAGGTTAATTTTCACTTTGAAATTATTTTCTTACAAACCTTCTTAAATTTTGTTTTTGTTCTCTTTTTTACGGATTTGAGGGTTTTGCTGTCATGAAACGGTTGACTTTTCCGGAAAGGCTGTTTCTCTTCTTTCATCTTTTCTTACAGAGTGTTCAACCCATTCCTCTCTTACAGAGATCAATACCGAGATCAGTAACAATATCCTTATTAGCAGTCCTGAAAGACAAGCAGGACTTAGCATTTATGACAATTTCGGAAGTTTTATTTACCTGCTCTAAGTGTATAATAAATGTATAAGAATCAATATAATTTTAATATTTAATATTATCAAGTCAAGGGTTTAGTCTATTATATATTTTTTATAAGTTATAAAGTGAGAAAGTCAAACAGAATATGGCGCATCGAAATAAAACTCATATTCAGAATAAATTATTCAGAAAATATATTCAACATAATTATTCCGAAAAAAGTGATCAGGATAACAATTGTTACCCTGATGGATAATATGTGTTACTTAATATTAATTGTTTATATTTCTTAAGATATTCTACGAGAGTATAAAAATCGTTTACCAATGCCAGACACTTTATAAAGTGTATATAAATGCAGTTTTCTGGTCAGGATAGACGCGGAGTTTACTTTAAAAAGGGTGTTTCAGGTTGAGTTTACTTACTATTTCCAGTTTGTACGTTGATTTTCCTACTGACGATGGGCTGGTCAGAGCGGTAAATGGGGTAGATCTCTCTATTGCTGAAGATGAAGTTCTTGGGCTTATCGGAGAATCCGGCTGCGGAAAAAGCGTTCTTGGGCTTTCTATCATCAGGCTGCTGCAAGAAGATGTGATTTTCAAAGGGGATATACTCTACCGCGGAGAAAATCTGTATCTGATTGAAAAAGAAGATATGAGGAAACTCAGGGGTAAAGAAATTGGCATGATACCACAGAACCCCGGAAGTTCCCTTAATCCTGTTTTGACGGTAGGCTCTCAGATAGCTGAACCATTAATGCTTCATAAACACGTAAAAGGCAGCCTGGCTGTCAAAATGGCAGAAAAGCTCCTTGAAAGAGTGAGGATCGGTGATCCCCAAAAAAGGGTAAAGGATTATCCTCACCAGTACAGCGGGGGGATGAAAGAGAGGGCAGTAATAGCAATGGGAATTGCCAGTGAGCCCCGCTTTATTATCGCTGATGAGCCCACTAAGGGACTCGATGTAACCGTAAAAAGAAACATAGTAAAGCTTCTGAAAGAGATCTCTGAAAAAAAGACTATGCTGATTATCACTCATGACCTTGGAGTTGCAGAGAAAGTATGCGACAGGATTGCTGTAATGTATGCCGGGGAACTGGTGGAGGTCTCTCCTGCAGCATTGATGTTTGAAAAACAACTGCATCCCTATACAGGTGGGTTTTTTAACTCACTTCCTTCCAGGGGGCTTAAGCCTATAAAAGGCAGCAGCCCTTCTTTGATCGATCCCCCGCAGGGGTGCAGGTTCCACCCACGCTGTAATTATTGCAGTGACAGGTGCAGAACCGAACACCCCCCCATGATCGAAAAAAACGGCAGGCTTGTGAGGTGTTTCCTTTATGCTTGAGGTTTCTGGCCTTAAGAAAACATTTACTTCAGGAATCATCTCCAGGACCAGAATCAAAGCTCTTGACGGTGTATCCCTTTACATAAAAAAAGGAGAAACCCTCGGAGTGGTGGGGGAAAGCGGGAGCGGAAAGTCCACTCTCGGACAGTGCATCCTGAGGCTGATCGAACCAGCGGAAGGAAAAATCATTTTCAACGGAACAGACCTGACAGCACTTGACAATAAAGCCCTGAACAGCATCCGCCCCAGTATGCAGATGATATTCCAGGACCCCGACTCCTCCCTTGACCCCAGGATGACCATAGGGCAGAGTATAGCCGAACCTCTTAAACTTAAAGGAAACGGCGAGGAAATGGTCAAAAACAGGATCAATGAGCTTATCAGGAAGGTCGGGCTGGGGCCGGAACATGTCAGCCGCTTTCCTCACCAGCTCAGCGGGGGGCAAAACCAGAGGGTGGTTATCGCAAGAGTGCTTGCCCTTGAACCTGTTTTTATTGTTGCCGATGAGCCGACAGCATCCCTTGACGTCTCAGTGCAGGCGCAGATTTTGAACCTTTTGAAGGACCTGAAGGAAGAATACGCGCTTACCATGCTCTTCATATCGCACGACCTTGAGCTGATGAAACACATGTGCGACAGGGTAGCTGTGATGTACCGCGGAAAGATCGTGGAAACCGGAAAAATAGATGATATTTTTCAGTCTCCTCTTCACCCCTACACAGAGCTGCTGTTAGTAGGAGATACTGATGTCGAGGTTGACAACAGTGGATGCGGGAAAGCTGTGGAGACTGCATGTTCTTACTATCAGGAATGTCCCTCAAGATCAAAGATATGCCTTACGGAAAAACCAGAGTTGAAAGAATTAACAAACAACCACCTGGTGGCATGTCATCATGCACTTAAAAAACGTGTTCCTGAATCTTATCGGGATGAATGTGAAGACAAAACGGATGCTGTCATTATTCAGCCTCCTGTATGATATTATTACGGAACTCCGGAATAATGACATTTCAGGAATGCAGTAAAAAATGTGGAGAGGATTCTATGTACTTGAGTAAAAGAAACCGAATTACATTTATGGTCATGCTTTTAGTCATGGCTACAGTCCTTGGGTCGCTGTGTATCGACCAGGATAGTGAAGAAAAAACCGCATCTGCAAACCAGACAAAACCATCAGGCCAGGAGAGCACCCTCAGGTATGCAGCTACTTTCGGTCCTGAAGGCACTCTTGACCCTGCAGTTAAATGGACTGGCTGGTATCTGCGAGAAGCCGGAGTATATGAAACCCTTTTCAGTTATGATGAAAACATGAACCTCCAGCCTGAACTAGCTACAAAATACGAACAGGTCTCGGATACCGAATGGAGGATTTTCATAAGGGAAGGGGTAAAGTTCCATGACGGCACGCCCCTGAACGCAGACGCTGTTATATATTCACTTAACAGGGTTCTTGATGATAATAATACAAGAAAAGGAGAATACGACTTTATTGAGTCCATAAGCAAATACTCTGACAGCGCAGTCACAATAAAAACAAATTCTACATATGCACCCACCATAGCAAGCCTCACAGACCCCGTAACTTCCATAGTCAGCCCGGGTACAGATCTGAATATCGCACCAGTCGGGACCGGTCCTTTTAAATTTGAAAGTTATACCCAGGACGTGAGCCTATCCCTGAAAAAGAACGACAACTACTGGAATGGTACAGCCGGGGTGGACAGGGCCATTATCTATTTTGTCACCGATGAAATGACCAGGCTCTTCAAGCTGGAAAGCAATGAAGTGGACATTGCTGACGGTCTCCCCCAGTCCGAAATTGCCGGCCTCCACAATAACCCTGAATATAAAATATACTCCACCCCTACCTTAAGAACCTACTTCCTGTATGTAAATATGAATAAAGAGCCTCTGAATGATGTAAAATTCAGGCAGGCACTGAACTATGCCATTGACCGCCAGCAAATTGTGGACACTGCCCTTGAAGGTGTTGGCGGGACTCCTGCAAAGAGCTTTTTCGGGTCCATGATGAGCTGGTCCATAAACGACAGGATAGACATGGTTTCAAGGGACGAACAGAAAGTCAGAAGTCTTCTGAACGAAGCCGGCCTGGAGGACATTAATGGGGACGGCTGGCTGGAATATGATAGAAAGCCTTTCGAACTGAACATAAAGACCTACACTGGCCGGCCTCAGCTTAAACCCGCTGCCGAGGTGATTGAAGCCCAGTTTGAGTCTGTCGGGATAAAGACCAGCGTCACCATCCTTGATAAAGGGGCACTGGAAACGGACCTGAATAACAAAGACTACGACCTTTCCCTCTATGCATGGACAGTAGCTCCTACGGGGGACCCTGACTACTTTGTTTCAAAGCATTTTGAGTCTACAGGAGCTGAAGCACAGAAATTGAGCTACTCAAACCCGGAGGTAGACGAATGGATAGAAGCCGGCCGGCTGACCATGAACCAGACAGAAAGAAAGGAGTATTACGACAAAGTTCAGGAACAGGTACTGGACGAATGCCCTGAGATATTCGTATTCTACCAGAACTCCCTTGTTGGAACAAATAAGAAAGTGGCAGGGTTCAAACAGTACCCCAATGAGATAACTTTCCTGACCAAGGACATATCCATAGAAGAATAAGTTTCGGTGGTCCCGGAGTTTTTTCCGGGGCCTCAGAATAAAGTATATCCACAAAAAACAGGAGGTCTGGCATGTGATAGAGTTCATAGCTCGAAGGCTTTTACTCCTTGTCCCTGTCCTTTTACTGGTATCTGTGATCAGTTTTTCTATAATCTATATCTCTCCCGGAGATACTGCAGAAAACTCCATAATGAACCCGGGGGGAGGAGTTGACCGGAAAGCCGTGGAGGAGTTCAGGGCTAAAACAGGGCTTGATGAGCCTGTACATATCCAGTATATTAACTGGATGGGCAGAGTTCTCCGCGGAGACCTGGGAGAGTCGTACATGACAGGTGTAGGAGTATCTGAGGCTATTTTCAGGTGCTTCAAAGTCACCCTTAAGCTTGCAGTGGTCAGTATGCTGGTCTCCCTTGTGATTGCACTACCTCTTGGAATCATCTCTGCCCTGAAAAAAGGAACCGTTATTGATGATGTCTGCAGGTTTTTTGCGCTTGCAGGCGTTTCCATGCCCAATTTCTGGCAGGCTTACCTCCTGATAATAGTTTTCGCACTTACACTGAAGGTTCTGCCTTCGTCAGGATACGGAGACGGAGGAATTACTTATCTCTTCCTGCCTGCTGTTACCCTCGGGACGGGTTATGCAGCTGTAACCATGAGACTGATGAGATCAAGCATGATCGATGTGCTTCAGCAGGACTACGTCCGGGCAGCCAGAGCAAAAGGAGTTCCTGAGCATATGGTTATTTTCAGGCACGCTTTGAAGAACTCCCTCATTCCCGTGGTAACGGTTGCAGGCTTGAATTTCGGGTACCTGCTGAACGGTTCTGTCATAGTTGAGACAATCTTCTCGTGGCCAGGGATAGGAAATCTCATAGTTTCATCCATACTCAGCAAGGATTACCCGATGATACAGGGCTGTGTGCTCTTCATTGCTGTGATATTTGTGCTGGTCAATTTTGCAGTGGACATATCCTATGCTTACCTCAACCCGAGGATCAGATATGAAAACAAAAATTAATAAGAAAAATCCTGGATTCTTCCTCAGTGCAGGGATCCTTGTTTTTTTCATACTTGCAGCGATTTTTGCAGGGTATATAGCGCCTCATGACCCCGAAAAAGCCAATCTTGAACTTCGGCTTAAAGAGCCCTGCAGGGAGTTCCCTCTGGGCACAGACCATATGGGACGCTGTATATTGAGCCGCATCATTTTCGGCGCAAGAATATCCCTGTCTGTTGGGCTTCTGGTAGTAAGCTCTTCCCTGGCACTTGGCCTTGCCGTAGGGAGTCTATCCGGATATTATGGAGGGTGGGCGGATGAAGCAGTTATGCGGATAGTTGATGCTTTTCTGGCGTTTCCAAGCCTTCTGCTCGCTCTCGGCATAGCAGGGCTTTTCGGGGCAGGGTTCAAGAATCTGGTTATAGCCCTTATTGTTGTGGACTGGGCTGGATATGCCCGCCTGGCAAGAAGCTCAGTGATATCAGTAAAAGAGCAGGATTACATCAAAGCTTCAAAAGGGCTTGGGGTGGGGGATATGCATGTGATTGTGCACCACGTAATCCCAAATATAATATCTCCGCTGATAGTAATGGCAACCATAGGAATGGGATATGTTATACTGTCTGCAGCAGGCCTCAGCTTCCTGGGCTTTGGGGTACAGCCTCCAACCCCGGAATGGGGGTCCATGCTCAATGAAGGTAAGACATACATCCGGTCTGCCCCCTACATTATGGTTTTTCCCGGAATTGCCATCATGCTTGTGGTCCTGGCTTTCAACTACCTTGGAGATGAATTAAGAGACCTTATTGACCCGAGGACGCGGAAAGACATCGAATGACAGTATTAAAGGATAATTTCACTATCCGGTGAACACGCCATTGTTCCAGACCTCTCAGAGCAGCTACCATGAAAAAGCATGAATCATTAAATAGCAGACAACTTAACAGCAGGTTTCTCCAGACCATGACCATAAATGCTGCAAACGGGTATGTATCAAAGATAAACGGCTTCAGCAGGAACGCATCCCTGTTCCTGGCATACATTTTCATGCTCTCTTTAAGCCTGGGGATCTATGAAGTAATCTTCAATCTGTATATCCTCAGGCTCGGGTTTAAGGAAGACTTCCTTGGACTTATGCTCTCACTCGTTTCCATATCCACCGGACTCTTTGCAATTCCGGCAGCCACTTTCTGTGACAGGGCGGGCAGAAAAAATACCCTGCTGCTGTCATGCCTAATGCTCCTGTTTTCGTTTGCAGTTCTGTACACCACAAGATCAATGTTCCTTCTGGCTTTTTTCAGCATTCTCTATGGGGCATCCTCGTCACTAAAAATCGTTACAGCATCAACGTTCATGGTTGAGAACTCCACAAGCTATGAAAGGATGCATCTGTTTTCGATGTACTACCTTCTGTACACCATAGGAGTTATGCTGGGAAACCTTGCGGGAGGGACTTTACCTCAGGTCTTTATTAACTCCCTTGACCTCGACCCTTCAGGCCCGAAGGCTTACCAGCTTTCTTTATATGCGTCTTTAGCTGCAGTCCTGTTTTCCCTGTTCCCCCTGGTATTTATCAAAAATAAAAAGACCGGGCTTGCAGAGAAACCAGCTCTATTTTCTACTCTTTTTTCAGTTTTAAGGTCAGGAACGATCCGAAAATTGATTGTGGTAAACGGGCTCATAGGCATGGGCTGGGGGCTGATCCTGCCTTATTTCAATGTTTACTTCGATGTTGTCCTCGGAGCCGGTTCTGAGCAAATAGGGGTTATCTTTTCCATTTCCCAGCTTGTAATGATGTTCACTCTGCTATGCGTCCCCTTACTTACTGAAGGGTTCGGAAAGGTGAAGGTTATATCCCTGGTCCAGCTTGCTTCAATTCCTTTCCTTCTGCTCTTCACCTCCACGTCCATACTTGCAGTAGCTGCATTCGGATACATCATGAGGACATCTATAATGAATATGGCAAACCCGATAATGAGCAGTTTCAATATGGAGATTGTCAGCGAAGACAATAGAGCGACAGTAAACAGCCTGGTCTGGATGAGCTGCTATACATTTGTGGGCCTGAGCACCTATGCCGGCGGTCTGATGATGGCTCGCGGTTATTATACCCTTCCGTTCTTTCTGACATGCGGCATTTATGGAGTGGCCGCAGTGCTTTATTATGTCTTCTTTGACAAAATGGAAAAACAGCAGAAGGTTTCAGGTGCTGCTTTATGATTTCCACCCAATATGGGATTAAAAACAGAAAATAACAACAGAAACCAGATTAATAACAGAAACCAGATTAATAACAGAAACCAGATTAATAACAGAAACCAGATTATAAATAATCAGAGACAAAAAGAGTAATCTAGGTGCAAAAAGGATAATCAGGGGAAAATAGAGTAATCTGAATTCAAAAAAGATAATCAGGGAACATAAATTAATACTCCCTGATTTCACAAATTGTTTATTTCAGGAGTCTCTTCTTTGCAAAGAATACCGAAGCAAGCACACCGAAAACCGCAAAAATACTTTCGAATCCTGGCGTTCTCCTTCTGATCCCTGCTGTCTGCTCTTCTCCTGTAACTGATCCGTTTTCTTCCTCCTGAGTCGGAGTAATTACTGCAGTACCGAGTTTTTCTCCGGTAATCGCATATCTGGAGAAGCCGGGAGTCTCTGCAGTGAAATAGTAGTATTCTCCATCTTCATAGGTCAATTCCGTAGCGAGAGGGTTCCATTTCTCATTGTGGAACCTGTTTATCTTTATGGTGGAGACGTCAATATTGTTTTCCTCGACCCAGCTCTTCATTACCCTGAAGTTGATGGAAGCTCCCCTGATATTACTTTCACTTTCGAACCTTTCATTTCCTACCCGGATATTCATAAGCCTGTAAACTTCTCCTTCGGGTTTTTCTTCCGGACCTGCGTCCCCAAAGACTTCAACCCTTACAATGACATTTCCTGAATACTGCTGTGAAGTAAAACTGAGCCTCAGTATGTCGGAAACAGGGTTATTGAATTTGAAGCCTGTCCGGGTTCCTGCAACAACCCTTTTCTGTACACTGTCCATACCTGTTACTCCGGGACTTACACCTGATGGGACGTAGTTTGTGGAACTCTTGTGCGTGGTCTTTGTCGAAGGAATAACCGTAAGGGGCAGATAGTCAAATGTCCCGTTTTTGATTTCACAGGACGAATCCGCAATTCCGTCCCTGTCAGCATCAGTGCAGTTTTCGGAAAAGCCTGTCCCGCTGGGGTTTGCCCAGTAGTTGCCTCCCAGGTACGGGCCTCCGACTATGCTTTTCCCTGCTGTTTTACTGGTGTTCCAGGTATTGTTTGCCTCGCTGCAAAACAGGGTGTTATTTACGTTGTTGAAGTAGTTATTGTAAATAGTGTTGTTTCCGCTTGCTGGACTTTCCATGCTCCTTAAAAGACCTGTGTGAGGAATAATTTCTTCCAGATCAGGGTCAAAGGCAATTCCAGCAAGGCAGTTCCCGGTCACTATGTTGTCACAGATAAGGCTGTTATTTACATCATAAATCACCAGTCCGTAAGAATTTCCTGACAGGGTATTACCTGTAAAATTGCCTTCTCCAGCAGCCAGAAGTCCGAGGTAACT
This window of the Methanosarcina mazei S-6 genome carries:
- a CDS encoding ABC transporter substrate-binding protein; translation: MVMLLVMATVLGSLCIDQDSEEKTASANQTKPSGQESTLRYAATFGPEGTLDPAVKWTGWYLREAGVYETLFSYDENMNLQPELATKYEQVSDTEWRIFIREGVKFHDGTPLNADAVIYSLNRVLDDNNTRKGEYDFIESISKYSDSAVTIKTNSTYAPTIASLTDPVTSIVSPGTDLNIAPVGTGPFKFESYTQDVSLSLKKNDNYWNGTAGVDRAIIYFVTDEMTRLFKLESNEVDIADGLPQSEIAGLHNNPEYKIYSTPTLRTYFLYVNMNKEPLNDVKFRQALNYAIDRQQIVDTALEGVGGTPAKSFFGSMMSWSINDRIDMVSRDEQKVRSLLNEAGLEDINGDGWLEYDRKPFELNIKTYTGRPQLKPAAEVIEAQFESVGIKTSVTILDKGALETDLNNKDYDLSLYAWTVAPTGDPDYFVSKHFESTGAEAQKLSYSNPEVDEWIEAGRLTMNQTERKEYYDKVQEQVLDECPEIFVFYQNSLVGTNKKVAGFKQYPNEITFLTKDISIEE
- a CDS encoding ABC transporter ATP-binding protein, translated to MSLLTISSLYVDFPTDDGLVRAVNGVDLSIAEDEVLGLIGESGCGKSVLGLSIIRLLQEDVIFKGDILYRGENLYLIEKEDMRKLRGKEIGMIPQNPGSSLNPVLTVGSQIAEPLMLHKHVKGSLAVKMAEKLLERVRIGDPQKRVKDYPHQYSGGMKERAVIAMGIASEPRFIIADEPTKGLDVTVKRNIVKLLKEISEKKTMLIITHDLGVAEKVCDRIAVMYAGELVEVSPAALMFEKQLHPYTGGFFNSLPSRGLKPIKGSSPSLIDPPQGCRFHPRCNYCSDRCRTEHPPMIEKNGRLVRCFLYA
- the nikB gene encoding nickel ABC transporter permease, with translation MIEFIARRLLLLVPVLLLVSVISFSIIYISPGDTAENSIMNPGGGVDRKAVEEFRAKTGLDEPVHIQYINWMGRVLRGDLGESYMTGVGVSEAIFRCFKVTLKLAVVSMLVSLVIALPLGIISALKKGTVIDDVCRFFALAGVSMPNFWQAYLLIIVFALTLKVLPSSGYGDGGITYLFLPAVTLGTGYAAVTMRLMRSSMIDVLQQDYVRAARAKGVPEHMVIFRHALKNSLIPVVTVAGLNFGYLLNGSVIVETIFSWPGIGNLIVSSILSKDYPMIQGCVLFIAVIFVLVNFAVDISYAYLNPRIRYENKN
- a CDS encoding MFS transporter translates to MKKHESLNSRQLNSRFLQTMTINAANGYVSKINGFSRNASLFLAYIFMLSLSLGIYEVIFNLYILRLGFKEDFLGLMLSLVSISTGLFAIPAATFCDRAGRKNTLLLSCLMLLFSFAVLYTTRSMFLLAFFSILYGASSSLKIVTASTFMVENSTSYERMHLFSMYYLLYTIGVMLGNLAGGTLPQVFINSLDLDPSGPKAYQLSLYASLAAVLFSLFPLVFIKNKKTGLAEKPALFSTLFSVLRSGTIRKLIVVNGLIGMGWGLILPYFNVYFDVVLGAGSEQIGVIFSISQLVMMFTLLCVPLLTEGFGKVKVISLVQLASIPFLLLFTSTSILAVAAFGYIMRTSIMNMANPIMSSFNMEIVSEDNRATVNSLVWMSCYTFVGLSTYAGGLMMARGYYTLPFFLTCGIYGVAAVLYYVFFDKMEKQQKVSGAAL
- the nikC gene encoding nickel transporter permease; this translates as MKTKINKKNPGFFLSAGILVFFILAAIFAGYIAPHDPEKANLELRLKEPCREFPLGTDHMGRCILSRIIFGARISLSVGLLVVSSSLALGLAVGSLSGYYGGWADEAVMRIVDAFLAFPSLLLALGIAGLFGAGFKNLVIALIVVDWAGYARLARSSVISVKEQDYIKASKGLGVGDMHVIVHHVIPNIISPLIVMATIGMGYVILSAAGLSFLGFGVQPPTPEWGSMLNEGKTYIRSAPYIMVFPGIAIMLVVLAFNYLGDELRDLIDPRTRKDIE
- a CDS encoding ABC transporter ATP-binding protein, with amino-acid sequence MLEVSGLKKTFTSGIISRTRIKALDGVSLYIKKGETLGVVGESGSGKSTLGQCILRLIEPAEGKIIFNGTDLTALDNKALNSIRPSMQMIFQDPDSSLDPRMTIGQSIAEPLKLKGNGEEMVKNRINELIRKVGLGPEHVSRFPHQLSGGQNQRVVIARVLALEPVFIVADEPTASLDVSVQAQILNLLKDLKEEYALTMLFISHDLELMKHMCDRVAVMYRGKIVETGKIDDIFQSPLHPYTELLLVGDTDVEVDNSGCGKAVETACSYYQECPSRSKICLTEKPELKELTNNHLVACHHALKKRVPESYRDECEDKTDAVIIQPPV